A window from Rhizobium sp. BG4 encodes these proteins:
- a CDS encoding PLP-dependent aminotransferase family protein, translated as MKDWHPDLSRSSSPRYMAIADLIEMDLRSGVLAVGDRLPPQRELARRLNIDFTTVARGYVEAQKRGLVGSHVGRGTFITGGQDKERRGFASDAAPDPRRASVVDFSMNLPPEPDDPELLDRMREGMSAVATNLIPLLRYQGFGGSGMDKEAAAAWLSRRGLVPSQERIFVTPGAHPALLAIFGLLARPGDTVLSENITYPGMRSIAAQLRLNLSGLPMDDEGILPDALADACERLKPKALYLNPTLQNPLTLTIPERRREEIAAVARKYHVPIVEDDAYGFIPLHGPPPLAAIAPDLTWHIGGLAKCIGAGLRLAFVVAPDTKAIWPFVSAMRTNNVMASPLNLALATRWIEDGTADTILRFIRAEAAARQQMVAGILPEGSYRADPISFNIWLPLTNGWTRSTFGSHMRSSGIGVVASDVFTVDGAAAEAVRVCVGGPISRERLRGALDFMAHALEGPPEMTASFF; from the coding sequence ATGAAAGACTGGCATCCCGACCTCAGCCGTTCCTCCAGCCCTCGCTATATGGCGATCGCCGATCTGATCGAGATGGATCTGCGTAGCGGCGTGCTTGCGGTCGGCGACCGGCTGCCGCCGCAGCGTGAGCTTGCGCGCAGGCTCAATATCGATTTCACCACGGTCGCTCGCGGCTATGTCGAGGCGCAGAAGCGCGGGCTGGTCGGCTCGCATGTCGGGCGCGGCACCTTCATCACCGGCGGTCAGGACAAGGAGCGCCGCGGCTTTGCGTCCGACGCGGCGCCCGATCCGCGCCGCGCTTCCGTCGTCGACTTCTCGATGAACCTGCCGCCCGAGCCCGATGATCCCGAGCTGCTCGACCGCATGCGCGAGGGTATGTCGGCGGTTGCCACCAATCTCATTCCGTTGCTGCGCTATCAGGGCTTCGGCGGTTCCGGCATGGACAAGGAAGCGGCGGCCGCCTGGCTCAGCCGCCGTGGCCTCGTGCCGTCGCAGGAGCGCATCTTCGTCACCCCCGGCGCCCACCCGGCGTTGCTGGCGATCTTCGGCCTGCTGGCGCGGCCGGGCGATACGGTTCTCTCCGAAAACATCACCTATCCCGGTATGCGCTCGATCGCGGCACAGCTGCGGCTCAACCTTTCCGGCTTGCCGATGGACGACGAGGGCATTCTGCCGGATGCGCTGGCCGATGCCTGCGAGCGGCTGAAGCCGAAGGCGCTCTATCTCAATCCGACGCTGCAAAACCCGCTGACGCTGACCATTCCGGAGCGCCGGCGCGAGGAAATCGCGGCCGTTGCCCGCAAGTATCATGTGCCGATCGTCGAGGATGACGCCTATGGTTTCATTCCGCTGCATGGCCCGCCGCCGCTCGCTGCCATCGCGCCCGACCTGACCTGGCATATCGGCGGGCTGGCGAAATGCATTGGCGCCGGGCTGCGGCTTGCCTTCGTCGTGGCGCCCGATACCAAGGCGATCTGGCCCTTCGTCAGCGCCATGCGCACCAATAATGTCATGGCTTCGCCACTCAATCTGGCGCTGGCAACGCGCTGGATCGAGGACGGCACGGCCGACACCATCCTCCGCTTCATCCGCGCCGAGGCGGCCGCCCGCCAGCAGATGGTGGCCGGCATTCTGCCGGAGGGAAGCTACAGGGCCGATCCGATCAGCTTCAATATCTGGCTGCCACTGACCAATGGCTGGACCCGCTCGACCTTCGGCAGCCATATGCGCAGTTCCGGCATCGGCGTCGTCGCCAGCGATGTCTTCACCGTCGATGGTGCAGCCGCCGAAGCCGTTCGCGTCTGCGTCGGCGGTCCGATCAGCCGCGAGCGGCTGCGGGGTGCGCTGGATTTCATGGCGCATGCGCTCGAAGGGCCGCCTGAGATGACTGCGTCCTTCTTCTGA
- a CDS encoding DUF983 domain-containing protein has product MNTDYPPLPPMQTGVRGRCPRCGQGHMFNGFLTLKTECEACGLDYSFADPADGPAFFVICFACVPSVLLGVWLEVAFSAPLWVQFLVTGPFMALTCIPPLRPLKGWLVASQYFYKAEEGKLARREAHPAG; this is encoded by the coding sequence GTGAATACCGATTATCCTCCTCTCCCTCCCATGCAGACCGGCGTGCGCGGCCGTTGTCCGCGTTGCGGGCAGGGGCATATGTTCAATGGCTTCCTGACGCTGAAAACCGAATGCGAGGCCTGCGGCCTGGACTATTCCTTCGCCGACCCGGCGGACGGCCCGGCCTTCTTCGTCATCTGCTTTGCCTGCGTGCCAAGCGTGCTGCTCGGCGTCTGGCTCGAAGTCGCCTTCTCGGCGCCGCTTTGGGTTCAGTTCCTGGTGACCGGTCCGTTCATGGCGCTCACCTGCATTCCGCCGCTGAGGCCCCTGAAGGGGTGGCTGGTCGCCAGCCAGTATTTCTATAAGGCCGAAGAGGGCAAGCTTGCCCGAAGAGAAGCGCATCCGGCCGGCTGA
- a CDS encoding Xaa-Pro peptidase family protein → MMQQGWNHPVAAITETERAERLESLRRRMREQGIAATLLGPTESLRYFTGLVWHLSERLLGAVVTDDKLTYIVPGFELSRVETLPHLPGEIAVWQEEESPAALVAALAGDKGLLALDDALPLAFYHAFSKVMDPARLVDGGPLINGLRLIKSPAEIALIKYAMGLTLDIHAKVRGMLQPGIAASEVIRYIDQQHRAAGADNGSSFCIVSFGGATALPHGADGEQILQKGDVILVDTGCRLDGYHSDLTRTYMLDGGNAEFERAWTIERAGQQAVFDAAKLGAACETLDAAARETFGSHGLGPDYRLPGLPHRAGHGLGLEIHEGPFIVRGNKTPLAAGMCFSNEPMVVFPGQFGVRLEDHIYMSETGANWFTQPAKDPVSV, encoded by the coding sequence ATGATGCAGCAGGGATGGAACCACCCGGTCGCCGCCATTACCGAAACCGAGCGCGCCGAACGCCTTGAAAGCCTGCGCCGCCGCATGCGCGAACAGGGCATCGCCGCCACCCTGCTTGGCCCGACCGAGAGCCTTCGCTATTTCACCGGCCTCGTCTGGCACTTGAGCGAGCGCCTGCTCGGCGCCGTCGTCACGGACGACAAGCTCACCTATATCGTTCCGGGCTTCGAACTCAGCCGCGTCGAGACCCTGCCGCACCTGCCGGGCGAGATCGCCGTATGGCAGGAAGAGGAAAGCCCGGCTGCCCTCGTTGCCGCGCTCGCGGGCGACAAAGGCCTGCTTGCACTCGACGATGCGCTGCCGCTTGCCTTCTACCACGCCTTTTCGAAGGTCATGGATCCGGCGCGCCTCGTCGACGGCGGCCCGCTCATCAACGGCCTTCGTCTCATCAAGTCGCCAGCCGAAATCGCCCTGATCAAATATGCTATGGGCCTGACGCTCGATATCCATGCCAAGGTGCGCGGCATGCTGCAGCCTGGTATCGCCGCTTCCGAAGTGATCCGCTATATCGACCAGCAGCATCGCGCCGCCGGGGCCGATAACGGCTCGAGCTTCTGCATCGTCTCATTCGGTGGTGCGACGGCGCTGCCGCATGGCGCCGATGGCGAGCAGATCCTGCAGAAGGGCGATGTCATTCTGGTCGATACCGGCTGCCGTCTCGACGGCTATCACTCGGATTTGACGCGCACCTATATGCTTGATGGCGGCAATGCCGAATTCGAGCGCGCCTGGACGATCGAGCGCGCGGGGCAGCAGGCCGTGTTCGATGCCGCCAAGCTCGGTGCTGCCTGCGAAACGCTCGATGCCGCCGCCCGCGAAACCTTTGGCAGCCACGGCCTCGGCCCGGATTACCGCCTGCCCGGCCTGCCGCATCGCGCCGGCCACGGCCTTGGCCTGGAAATCCACGAAGGTCCCTTCATCGTGCGCGGCAACAAGACGCCGCTTGCAGCGGGCATGTGCTTCTCGAACGAACCGATGGTGGTCTTCCCCGGCCAGTTCGGCGTTCGCCTTGAAGACCATATCTACATGAGCGAAACCGGCGCCAACTGGTTCACACAGCCGGCGAAGGACCCTGTCTCGGTCTGA
- a CDS encoding PAS domain-containing protein has protein sequence MSLTQSGSADIGSAADLAEAGVFTWDLGTDTVYADTTLAALFGFDAEVAQSGQPIIHFLDRIDAVDKPRIAQAIHEAIVTGAAYQQDYDILRPDGTRASVSAFGRCFRDAAGTPSHYAGIVCPKADERAPQDSLFWHCLQAYHLARQCGQWDMVRHLELALREFGHPLRATEAMH, from the coding sequence ATGTCCCTCACCCAAAGCGGATCAGCGGATATCGGTTCTGCCGCCGATTTGGCGGAGGCCGGCGTCTTCACCTGGGATCTCGGTACCGACACCGTCTATGCCGATACGACATTGGCGGCCCTCTTCGGCTTCGATGCCGAGGTCGCCCAGTCGGGACAGCCGATCATTCACTTCCTCGACCGCATCGATGCGGTCGACAAGCCGCGCATCGCGCAGGCGATCCACGAGGCGATCGTCACCGGCGCGGCCTATCAGCAGGACTACGATATACTTCGCCCCGACGGCACGCGCGCGAGTGTCTCGGCGTTCGGCCGCTGCTTCCGTGACGCAGCCGGTACGCCGTCGCACTATGCCGGTATCGTCTGCCCGAAGGCGGATGAGCGCGCGCCGCAGGACAGCCTCTTCTGGCACTGCCTGCAGGCCTATCACCTGGCCCGCCAATGCGGCCAATGGGATATGGTGCGGCATCTGGAGCTGGCGCTGAGAGAATTCGGCCACCCGCTGCGGGCGACGGAAGCCATGCACTGA